The Oxobacter pfennigii genome has a window encoding:
- a CDS encoding alpha/beta hydrolase produces the protein MEDKIGCLIVHGFGGSVWEIQPLSDYLSSKGIVTVCPKLKGHTGVRRDLAHVNYEDWIQSAQEGLDELKSKCSFIVLVGFSMGGLICVNLALKNHVDSIVTLNTPIYYWDFKRIALNLKQDFKRRDYKYLKFYVRTSVEKPLYSLINFRKLLYITKPLFKEINNPMLIIQALEDDTVQRRSADYIYKTISSVHKELKYFTGSDHIICRSSVCSKVFNTAYEFLNKIYEMKNRSVL, from the coding sequence ATGGAAGATAAGATAGGCTGTCTTATAGTACATGGCTTTGGCGGCAGTGTATGGGAAATACAACCTTTATCCGATTACCTAAGCAGCAAGGGTATTGTGACAGTTTGCCCAAAGCTTAAAGGCCATACAGGAGTAAGGCGAGACCTTGCTCATGTTAATTATGAAGATTGGATACAATCCGCACAAGAAGGTTTGGATGAGCTTAAAAGCAAATGCAGCTTTATTGTCTTAGTGGGTTTTTCAATGGGGGGATTGATTTGCGTCAATTTGGCCTTAAAAAACCATGTGGATAGTATTGTCACATTGAATACTCCCATATATTACTGGGACTTTAAAAGAATAGCACTAAACCTGAAACAGGATTTTAAAAGAAGAGACTATAAATATCTTAAGTTCTATGTCAGAACGAGTGTTGAAAAGCCCCTTTATTCCCTTATTAATTTCAGAAAACTTCTTTATATAACAAAGCCGCTTTTTAAGGAAATAAACAACCCCATGCTTATTATCCAGGCATTAGAGGATGATACGGTACAGCGAAGAAGCGCTGATTATATATACAAAACCATATCATCCGTCCATAAGGAATTAAAATATTTTACCGGGTCTGACCACATAATATGCCGCAGCTCCGTTTGCAGCAAGGTTTTTAATACGGCGTATGAATTTTTAAATAAAATATATGAAATGAAAAACAGATCAGTCCTATAG
- a CDS encoding spore germination protein, translated as MKIIKRGKGKDDKIKPSGNEGAVSLSKSLKENEKLFKEIFEGDETIRYRCFETMDALKCMMIFTDGMVNSEIINENILTPVMNCKILSDTEALNAVDFLIEKVIASDDIRKETDIDEIVGNLLYGDTVLLVDGQDVGIIMNTKGWKTRSIVEPTAERTVKGPRDGFVESIIINTSLIRRRVRNPKLKFNFMELGKSTKTQISVCYIDGIANKQILEELLKRLKKIDIDGILASNYIEELIADSPLSIFKTTGYSERADVIVGKMLEGRIAILVDGTPVTITVPYIFMEYFQSYQDYYDNYYLASFNRIMRYMAFFLTTSISPIYLALVTYHPEMIPTPLLLSITSARQGIPFPTIVEALVLIFMFEILRESGTRLPEPVGSAVSIVGALVIGQAAVDARFVSAPITIIVAMTGITSFLVFSMNTAVIIIRFIFILLAGLLGLYGYIFGVIGLFINLMSMRSFGVPYMINLGSLNMQDIKDTIIRAPWWYMYYRPKIIGSSNPIRMPDAKPNKNS; from the coding sequence GTGAAGATAATTAAGAGAGGTAAGGGCAAAGATGACAAAATAAAGCCTTCGGGAAATGAAGGTGCTGTTAGTTTAAGCAAATCTCTGAAGGAAAATGAAAAATTATTTAAGGAGATATTTGAAGGCGACGAAACCATCAGATACAGATGTTTTGAAACTATGGATGCGTTAAAATGCATGATGATTTTTACCGATGGCATGGTAAATAGCGAGATAATAAATGAAAATATATTAACGCCTGTTATGAACTGTAAAATTTTATCCGATACTGAGGCCCTTAATGCAGTGGATTTCTTAATAGAAAAAGTAATAGCATCCGACGATATCAGAAAGGAGACCGATATAGATGAAATTGTCGGTAATTTGCTCTATGGCGATACAGTGCTTTTAGTTGACGGGCAGGATGTGGGAATTATTATGAACACAAAAGGCTGGAAGACCAGAAGCATAGTGGAGCCTACAGCCGAGCGTACAGTAAAAGGGCCCAGAGACGGCTTTGTCGAGTCTATAATAATAAATACATCCCTTATAAGGCGAAGGGTAAGAAATCCTAAGCTTAAATTTAATTTTATGGAATTGGGAAAAAGTACAAAGACACAGATAAGTGTTTGTTACATAGATGGTATAGCAAATAAACAAATACTCGAAGAACTTTTAAAAAGACTTAAAAAAATTGATATAGACGGTATACTTGCATCAAATTACATTGAGGAATTGATAGCCGATTCCCCTCTTTCTATTTTTAAAACAACAGGTTATTCGGAAAGAGCTGATGTAATAGTAGGCAAAATGCTGGAGGGAAGGATTGCAATTCTTGTGGACGGCACTCCTGTAACCATTACGGTGCCGTATATTTTTATGGAATACTTTCAATCTTATCAGGACTATTATGATAACTACTATCTGGCCTCATTCAACAGGATTATGAGGTATATGGCATTTTTTTTAACAACCAGTATTTCTCCAATATATTTAGCCCTGGTTACATATCACCCGGAGATGATACCCACGCCGCTTTTATTAAGCATAACATCAGCAAGGCAGGGCATACCCTTTCCTACAATAGTTGAAGCACTGGTATTGATATTTATGTTCGAGATACTAAGGGAATCGGGGACCAGGCTTCCCGAACCTGTAGGAAGTGCCGTGAGCATTGTAGGCGCCCTGGTTATAGGTCAGGCAGCAGTGGACGCCAGATTTGTCAGTGCACCAATTACAATCATAGTAGCTATGACGGGTATAACTTCTTTTTTAGTCTTCTCGATGAACACCGCAGTCATAATAATCAGGTTCATATTTATACTGCTTGCAGGATTGCTGGGATTGTACGGATACATATTCGGGGTAATAGGGCTTTTTATAAATCTTATGTCTATGAGATCCTTCGGTGTGCCATATATGATAAATTTAGGTTCTCTTAATATGCAGGATATTAAGGACACCATCATAAGAGCCCCCTGGTGGTATATGTATTACCGTCCTAAAATAATAGGCAGCAGCAATCCTATCAGGATGCCGGACGCTAAACCAAATAAAAACAGTTAG
- a CDS encoding EcsC family protein: protein MISYEDKSIQELKEWHREILRRPSITSRISKNFQNTVNTIIPDKFHQVITEAIKNMVKAVLTGSEFITGYPLVAAPLEERERKVRERINFYKGTAAVEGASTGAGGFLLSLADFPLLLSIEMKFLFDTASLYGFDVRNYKERLYILYIFQLAFSSPVKIAENYKQLKDWKKIYDELPMDINSFDWRTFQQEYRDYIDLAKMLQMLPGIGAVAGAYANYKLLDKLGKTAMNAYRLRILDINI from the coding sequence ATGATTTCATATGAAGATAAATCAATACAGGAATTAAAAGAGTGGCATAGGGAAATATTAAGAAGGCCTTCTATTACAAGCCGTATATCAAAGAATTTTCAAAATACAGTCAACACTATAATTCCTGATAAGTTTCACCAGGTGATTACCGAAGCTATAAAAAATATGGTCAAAGCCGTTCTAACAGGGTCGGAATTTATTACCGGATATCCGCTGGTGGCTGCGCCTTTAGAAGAAAGGGAACGTAAGGTTAGGGAAAGGATTAATTTTTATAAAGGCACTGCGGCAGTTGAAGGTGCTAGTACCGGTGCAGGAGGTTTTCTTTTAAGTCTTGCCGATTTTCCGCTGCTATTAAGCATTGAAATGAAGTTTCTCTTTGATACGGCAAGCCTTTATGGCTTTGATGTAAGGAATTATAAAGAAAGATTATATATACTCTATATATTTCAACTGGCATTTTCCAGCCCTGTTAAAATTGCCGAAAACTACAAGCAGCTTAAGGATTGGAAAAAGATTTACGATGAACTTCCCATGGATATCAACTCTTTTGATTGGAGAACCTTTCAGCAGGAATATAGGGATTACATAGACTTAGCGAAAATGCTTCAGATGCTTCCGGGGATAGGTGCAGTGGCAGGAGCTTACGCCAACTACAAGCTCCTCGATAAACTTGGTAAAACCGCAATGAATGCATACAGGCTGCGTATACTAGATATTAACATATGA
- the proS gene encoding proline--tRNA ligase, whose amino-acid sequence MAKEKKFVEAITSMDEDFAQWYTDIVKKAELADYSGVRGCMVIRPYGYAIWENIQRELDRMFKETGHENVYMPMFIPESLLNKEKEHVEGFAPEVAWVTHGGSEELTERLCVRPTSETLFCDHWSKTVQSYNDLPKLYNQWCSVVRWEKTTRPFLRTAEFLWQEGHTIHATEKEAEEETVRMLNVYATLAEEFLAIPVVKGQKTDKEKFAGASATYTIEALMHDGKALQAGTSHNFGDNFAKAFDIQFTDKDGKLKYVYETSWGMSTRIMGAIIMVHGDDSGLVLPPKVAPIQVVIIPISQHVEGVVGKANEIKDRISKIARVKMDTSDKMPGWKFNEYEMKGVPVRLEIGPKDIEKNQVVLVRRDTREKTFVSLDEIETKLPELLEDIQKSLYDKAKSVREEKTYKAADIEELKELAENKPGFIKAMWCGDRECEDKIKEVAGTTSRCMPFEQEKVSDTCVCCGKKAEKMVYWGKAY is encoded by the coding sequence ATGGCAAAGGAGAAGAAATTCGTAGAAGCTATCACATCGATGGATGAGGATTTTGCACAATGGTATACCGATATAGTTAAAAAGGCAGAGCTTGCTGACTATTCAGGCGTAAGAGGATGTATGGTAATACGCCCATACGGTTATGCAATATGGGAAAACATACAAAGAGAACTGGATAGGATGTTTAAGGAAACAGGACATGAAAATGTCTATATGCCCATGTTCATACCTGAAAGCCTGTTAAATAAGGAAAAGGAACATGTAGAAGGTTTTGCCCCTGAGGTGGCATGGGTTACTCATGGAGGAAGTGAAGAGCTCACTGAAAGGCTGTGCGTGCGCCCTACGTCCGAAACGCTGTTTTGCGACCATTGGTCAAAGACAGTACAATCCTATAACGATCTTCCCAAATTATATAATCAATGGTGTTCCGTTGTAAGATGGGAAAAGACGACACGCCCCTTTTTAAGGACTGCGGAATTTTTATGGCAGGAAGGCCACACAATTCATGCAACTGAAAAAGAGGCAGAAGAAGAAACAGTAAGGATGCTAAATGTATATGCAACCTTAGCCGAAGAGTTTTTAGCCATTCCTGTTGTAAAGGGGCAAAAGACGGATAAAGAGAAATTTGCAGGTGCAAGTGCCACATATACTATAGAAGCATTGATGCATGACGGAAAAGCACTTCAGGCCGGAACATCCCATAACTTCGGGGATAATTTTGCAAAAGCTTTTGATATACAGTTTACCGATAAGGACGGGAAATTAAAATATGTATACGAAACCTCCTGGGGAATGTCCACCCGTATAATGGGTGCCATTATAATGGTACATGGAGATGACAGCGGATTGGTGCTCCCTCCTAAAGTTGCACCCATCCAGGTTGTCATAATACCCATATCCCAGCATGTTGAAGGTGTTGTTGGCAAGGCAAATGAAATTAAAGACAGGATTTCTAAAATTGCAAGGGTAAAAATGGATACAAGCGACAAAATGCCGGGCTGGAAGTTCAATGAATACGAAATGAAAGGTGTTCCAGTAAGGCTGGAAATAGGACCTAAGGATATTGAAAAAAACCAGGTAGTACTGGTAAGAAGAGATACGAGGGAAAAGACTTTTGTTTCACTAGACGAAATAGAAACCAAGCTTCCTGAACTTTTAGAAGATATTCAAAAGTCTTTATATGATAAAGCTAAAAGTGTAAGAGAAGAGAAGACATATAAAGCTGCTGACATAGAAGAGCTCAAGGAATTGGCCGAAAACAAGCCGGGATTTATAAAGGCTATGTGGTGCGGTGACAGGGAATGTGAGGATAAAATTAAGGAGGTTGCGGGCACGACATCAAGGTGCATGCCCTTTGAACAGGAAAAGGTATCCGATACCTGTGTGTGCTGCGGCAAAAAGGCGGAAAAAATGGTTTATTGGGGAAAAGCATATTAA
- a CDS encoding S-layer homology domain-containing protein, which translates to MKKKTSILLVLTLLISLVIPVTSFAEDNTGLNNAISTAKNLIGIIETYDDFSYNMYTTDGKTVYGLNWRDSKNLKGSVDVTIDSNNRILNYYSYKPYEKNKDSKMPTVSKTEAKAKADEFIKKINPEMWTKLEFKEDAAPVNINDTGYYFSYIRIENGIPFMQNNVNVTVNNSTGKVESFYSNWTDDLVFPQSSNLIKLDEAEKIYAEKLGLKLGIKMNYTDKNRTPYLVYTNVYNNRSIDAITGEIVSASDIYYALAKEASARGASYDMAAGNTASIPLTPEELSAVQDASNFIAQTKAEDIARKLLALNNTFKLESVNLYSTGQNDEFSWSLYFTKETKSNDKATYESASISIDAKTGEVLNFYRYSSNDNEGKVKYDKDQSLKKAQDFIKSMQPSRVSEIEYTTWQEGTPIPYAQEEAPRNYYFTFTRKADGAYFIDNGFNVTVNAVSGEITNYSYNWYKGELPDASAIINSEQAHKILFENVGLTLQYVADYSNPAQSKVIAPPAKDTKPTIRLVYAVNTDKPSNIHAVTGKLLDYAGTEYKEKTVSQYTDIAGHSAEDRIRILAEYGISLDGTEFKPNENIIQKDFLYLLQKSIDPYVSFKPTGEKQADEDFYNYLIRSGIILENEKDPLATVKKEDAVKFLIRGLKYDSVAKIQGIFNLPFTDKDSINPELQGHMAIAYGLGIIKDDNGSINPSSLITRADAAVALYNFLNAN; encoded by the coding sequence ATGAAAAAGAAAACTTCTATTTTACTGGTTTTAACATTATTAATTTCGCTTGTTATACCGGTTACATCCTTTGCCGAGGATAACACCGGTCTCAACAATGCCATCAGCACTGCCAAAAACTTAATTGGCATAATAGAAACCTATGATGATTTTTCATACAATATGTATACCACTGACGGAAAAACCGTTTACGGCCTTAACTGGAGGGACAGTAAAAATTTAAAAGGCAGTGTGGATGTTACCATTGATTCAAACAACAGGATATTAAACTATTATTCCTACAAGCCTTATGAAAAAAACAAAGACTCTAAAATGCCCACTGTAAGTAAAACTGAGGCCAAAGCAAAAGCTGATGAATTTATTAAAAAAATCAATCCTGAAATGTGGACTAAGCTTGAGTTCAAAGAGGATGCAGCGCCAGTAAATATAAACGATACCGGCTATTACTTCAGCTATATACGTATTGAAAACGGTATACCTTTTATGCAAAATAACGTAAATGTTACAGTTAACAATAGCACAGGAAAGGTTGAAAGCTTTTACAGCAACTGGACTGATGATTTGGTATTCCCCCAGTCATCCAATTTAATAAAATTGGATGAAGCTGAAAAGATATATGCAGAAAAACTGGGGCTTAAGCTGGGAATTAAAATGAACTACACCGATAAAAACAGGACTCCCTACCTTGTATACACAAATGTATATAACAACCGTTCAATTGACGCCATAACCGGAGAGATAGTATCGGCTTCAGATATTTATTATGCACTGGCAAAAGAAGCTTCCGCCCGCGGAGCATCCTATGATATGGCAGCTGGGAACACAGCAAGTATACCTTTAACTCCCGAAGAATTAAGTGCAGTTCAAGATGCATCAAACTTCATTGCCCAGACTAAAGCCGAGGATATTGCCAGAAAACTCCTGGCCTTAAACAATACCTTCAAGCTGGAATCAGTTAATTTATACAGTACCGGCCAGAATGATGAATTCTCCTGGAGCCTGTATTTCACCAAGGAGACAAAGTCAAATGATAAAGCCACATATGAAAGCGCCAGCATTTCAATAGATGCAAAAACAGGGGAAGTTTTAAACTTTTACAGATATTCCTCTAATGATAATGAAGGCAAGGTTAAATATGATAAGGACCAATCCCTTAAAAAGGCCCAGGATTTTATCAAATCCATGCAGCCTTCAAGGGTTAGCGAAATAGAATATACAACCTGGCAGGAGGGAACTCCGATACCTTATGCACAAGAAGAAGCCCCCAGAAACTATTATTTCACATTTACAAGGAAAGCTGACGGTGCATACTTTATAGATAACGGCTTTAACGTCACAGTGAATGCCGTATCAGGAGAAATAACCAACTACAGCTACAACTGGTATAAAGGCGAGCTTCCGGATGCATCAGCCATAATAAATTCCGAGCAGGCCCATAAAATATTGTTTGAAAACGTAGGATTGACTCTTCAATATGTTGCCGACTATTCAAACCCGGCACAATCAAAAGTCATTGCGCCGCCTGCAAAGGATACTAAACCGACAATAAGACTGGTTTATGCGGTAAATACCGATAAGCCGTCAAACATCCATGCAGTAACAGGCAAGCTCCTTGATTATGCAGGAACAGAGTACAAGGAAAAAACAGTTTCACAGTATACGGATATAGCCGGTCACAGTGCTGAAGACCGAATCAGAATACTTGCAGAGTATGGAATATCTTTAGACGGAACTGAATTTAAACCGAATGAAAATATAATCCAGAAAGATTTCTTATATCTCCTGCAAAAATCCATCGACCCATATGTAAGCTTTAAACCTACAGGAGAGAAACAAGCTGATGAGGATTTCTACAACTATTTAATTAGGTCTGGGATAATCCTTGAAAATGAGAAAGACCCACTGGCCACTGTGAAAAAGGAAGATGCAGTTAAATTTTTAATCCGGGGCTTAAAATATGACAGTGTGGCAAAAATACAGGGGATATTTAATCTTCCATTCACCGACAAGGATTCAATAAATCCCGAGCTTCAAGGCCATATGGCAATCGCTTACGGCTTAGGTATTATTAAAGATGATAACGGCAGCATCAATCCTTCCAGTCTCATAACAAGAGCCGATGCTGCAGTAGCATTATATAATTTCCTCAACGCAAACTAA
- a CDS encoding Ger(x)C family spore germination protein, with protein sequence MLNIFFLSGCWNYRELNDIDIAAGAAVDKNKDNNNYMVTVEIINAKGGKDGSITPDIMNMEGITIFDAIRNMIMRIGRRIYWGHSRVFIISQDIAREGVIDVIDFINRDAEARADTYLLISQEETAGELLKGKDKVHDTISFHIVDTMKSQKSIPSYAVVELWQFIKDLSAEGISATIPTAIMAKDKDSITPQVTGTAVFKKDKMIGWLDDTESRSMLFIKGKINSGLIIIPNIMENTNATLELSKVTTKVTPVIKEGNLTMNIKVVIDAGIAEVQGDTDIISKDGRKKVIEVAEKTVKSQLESVIKKVQSQYKSDVFGFGSTVQRKMPNEWKAIKDDWGNIFADMDTNVSVKVEIKGSALASKPIKVGD encoded by the coding sequence TTGTTAAATATATTTTTTCTTTCGGGCTGTTGGAATTACAGAGAATTAAATGATATTGACATAGCGGCAGGGGCTGCAGTAGATAAAAATAAAGACAATAATAATTATATGGTAACCGTTGAGATTATTAATGCCAAAGGAGGCAAGGATGGGAGCATTACACCTGATATCATGAATATGGAGGGTATAACCATATTCGATGCTATAAGGAACATGATAATGAGGATAGGCAGAAGGATATATTGGGGGCATTCCAGAGTATTTATTATAAGCCAGGATATTGCAAGAGAAGGCGTTATTGATGTCATAGATTTTATTAACAGGGATGCCGAGGCCAGGGCGGACACCTATCTTCTCATATCCCAGGAAGAAACAGCAGGAGAGCTTTTAAAAGGAAAGGACAAGGTTCATGATACCATATCCTTCCATATAGTTGATACAATGAAGTCACAAAAAAGCATCCCGAGTTATGCAGTAGTTGAATTGTGGCAATTTATAAAAGATTTGTCTGCCGAAGGTATTTCAGCCACAATACCTACTGCAATTATGGCAAAGGATAAAGACAGTATCACCCCTCAGGTTACAGGAACAGCAGTATTTAAAAAAGATAAAATGATAGGATGGCTCGATGATACTGAGAGCAGAAGTATGTTGTTTATTAAAGGTAAAATAAATAGCGGTCTCATTATAATTCCAAATATTATGGAAAATACCAATGCAACCCTGGAATTATCTAAAGTTACTACCAAGGTTACTCCGGTGATTAAGGAAGGAAACCTCACAATGAATATAAAAGTAGTAATTGATGCCGGTATTGCTGAAGTGCAGGGAGATACTGATATAATCAGTAAGGATGGAAGAAAAAAAGTAATTGAGGTTGCAGAAAAGACTGTAAAAAGTCAGCTTGAAAGTGTAATAAAAAAGGTACAGAGCCAGTATAAAAGCGATGTATTCGGATTTGGAAGCACTGTTCAAAGGAAGATGCCAAATGAGTGGAAAGCAATTAAAGATGATTGGGGAAATATTTTTGCCGATATGGATACCAATGTCAGTGTCAAAGTTGAAATTAAAGGCAGCGCTTTGGCATCAAAGCCGATAAAAGTGGGTGATTAA
- a CDS encoding DUF4397 domain-containing protein: MFDFLSYNSMDSYIPQQKQVPSCHVRILQISPRTKKADIYSNGQLIAKGLGFKKFTPYFTLPAGKHNIKALMNINKPALADDTFIIKEGLIYTLALIGGREDIQFILFEDILVKEHENTSNIRLANLSSDSSVLNLSINKGDTLIEDVQYKTSSDYTAISPGKYVLRLEIPERYHVTIPDMEFKDGWNYTIYALGTINSKLNLQAFSILDGNTYLHS, encoded by the coding sequence GTGTTTGATTTTTTAAGCTATAATTCCATGGATTCTTATATACCTCAACAAAAACAAGTCCCTTCTTGCCATGTGCGTATTCTTCAGATATCTCCCCGAACAAAAAAGGCGGATATATATTCAAATGGACAGCTTATTGCAAAAGGCTTAGGGTTTAAAAAATTTACCCCTTATTTCACACTACCTGCCGGCAAGCATAATATCAAGGCGCTTATGAATATAAATAAACCCGCCCTTGCAGATGACACTTTTATAATAAAAGAAGGATTGATATATACCCTTGCTTTGATTGGAGGCAGGGAGGATATACAGTTTATTTTATTTGAGGATATATTGGTTAAAGAACACGAAAATACATCAAATATAAGGCTGGCTAATTTATCTTCGGATTCTTCAGTCTTGAACCTTTCCATTAACAAAGGCGACACCTTGATAGAAGATGTACAGTATAAAACCTCATCTGATTATACTGCAATCTCTCCGGGAAAATATGTATTGAGATTGGAGATCCCGGAAAGATACCATGTTACAATCCCAGATATGGAATTTAAAGATGGTTGGAATTATACTATTTACGCCTTAGGTACTATAAATTCAAAACTAAACCTTCAGGCTTTTTCCATCCTCGACGGAAACACCTATTTACATTCATAA